One Gadus morhua chromosome 1, gadMor3.0, whole genome shotgun sequence DNA segment encodes these proteins:
- the ptpdc1b gene encoding protein tyrosine phosphatase domain-containing protein 1 isoform X1 — MRSGMLLDYVRAPRAKYTMMGEVVRYVIPGPLQCSMGCGGQACKYENPSCWSEEDQAIVGLYSSWVTDDLLAMSRPSTEIIEKYKIIDQFKRNGITTVINLQKPGEHASCGNPLEPDSGFSYRPEVFMANDIYFYNFGWEDYGVSNNANILDMMKVMVFAMQEGKIAVHCHAGLGRTGVLLACFLAYASRMTADQAIIYVRAKRPNSIQTRGQLQCVRKFVRFLDPLRSVFSCASPRSSPFTLRQFLVRQRHMLHGLERREMRHLPKIIQLVSRLLVDIAENREVIEEDILEAPDINDVEMSLSLMEKMSMEYGPGGRPRLPGPPTLPRHANEPAIFYHRKSLSYSDSDLRRLGPELSLPGQASCSLSTGHLNMACMMQPARLASLGRGQKGSIWEQKNLTTENGSLVLKRKKEVFHRTGSLENDKGSSPIGSLLFRWKREQRAGLKRSPSGDCEESEVPFITLQTELSLEARRLLVAQALAVDLTQDGEDQHRHTVSFWQAELNHGGAWERLCMERDPFILTGLMWAWLEQLKEPAIDREAAESLDPKNTDSQTVLDTLDQAPRITLVCVLDCMARLLLIPEDLENAFLRRTIKAFTKLEDDSEGKSVYENMAVVLKLVLLDMRLKAIEEDEAANVLLSSK; from the exons ATGAGAAGCGGAATGCTGCTGGATTATG TCCGAGCCCCGCGGGCCAAGTACACCATGATGGGGGAAGTGGTTCGCTATGTCATCCCTGGACCCTTGCAGTGTTCTATGGGCTGTGGAGGTCAGGCCTGCAAGTACGAAAACCCGAGTTGCTGGAGTGAGGAAGATCAGGCCATCGTGGGCCTGTATTCCTCATG GGTTACCGATGATCTCCTTGCCATGTCCAGACCCTCAACAGAGATCATAGAAAAGTATAAAATTATAGATCAATTCAAAAG AAATGGCATAACTACAGTGATCAACTTGCAGAAGCCCGGGGAACACGCCAGCTGTGGTAACCCCCTTGAGCCCGACAGCGGCTTCTCCTACCGCCCGGAGGTTTTCATGGCCAATGATA TATATTTTTACAATTTTGGCTGGGAAGACTATGGTGTGTCCAACAACGCAAACATACTTGACATGATGAAAGTCATGGTGTTTGCGATGCAGGAGGGGAAAATAGCAGTCCACTGCCACGCTGGTCTAGGAAGAACAG GGGTATTGTTAGCTTGTTTCCTGGCCTACGCCTCCAGGATGACGGCGGACCAGGCCATCATCTACGTGCGCGCCAAGCGTCCCAACTCCATCCAGACCAGAGGTCAGCTGCAGTGTGTCCGGAAGTTCGTCAGGTTTCTCGACCCTCTGAGGAGCGTGTTCTCGTGCgcctccccccgctcctccccctTCACCCTGAGGCAGTTCCTGGTCCGCCAGAGACACATGCTGCACGGCCTGGAGCGACGCGAGATGAGACACCTGCCCAAGATCATCCAGCTGGTGTCCCGGCTGCTGGTGGACATCGCCGAGAACCGGGAGGTCATCGAGGAGGACATCCTGGAGGCCCCGGACATCAACGACGTGGAGATGAGCCTCAGCCTCATGGAGAAGATGAGCATGGAGTACGGACCGGGGGGGCGGCCGCGCCTCCCCGGTCCGCCCACCTTACCCAGGCACGCCAACGAGCCCGCCATCTTCTACCACCGCAAGAGTCTCAGCTACAGTGACTCGGACCTGAGGCGGCTCGGCCCGGAGCTCAGCTTGCCGGGTCAAGCCTCGTGCTCCCTGTCCACGGGTCACCTCAACATGGCCTGCATGATGCAGCCTGCCCGGCTGGCTTCCCTGGGCCGAGGGCAGAAAGGTTCCATTTGGGAGCAGAAGAATCTCACCACCGAGAATGGCTCCCTCGTGCTGAAAAGGAAAAAGGAGGTCTTTCATCGCACGGGGTCCTTGGAAAACGACAAGGGATCGTCCCCCATCGGCAGCTTGTTGTTCAGGTggaagagggagcagagagccgGGTTGAAGCGGTCCCCTTCTGGAGATTGCGAGGAGTCAGAGGTCCCCTTCATCACACTGCAGACAGAGCTCTCTTTGGAAGCTAGGAGGCTACTGGTGGCCCAGGCACTGGCTGTGGATCTGACCCAGGATGGTGAAGACCAACACCGGCACACAGTCTCTTTCTGGCAG GCAGAGCTGAACCACGGCGGGGCCTGGGAGAGGCTGTGTATGGAGAGGGATCCATTCATCTTGACCGGACTGATGTGGGCTTGGCTGGAACAGCTCAAAGAGCCCGCTATCGACCGCGAGGCTGCTGAGAGCCTGGACCCCAAAAACACAGACTCCCAGACCGTACTGGATACGCTGGACCAG GCTCCCAGAAtcacattggtgtgtgtgctcgACTGCATGGCCCGTTTGTTGTTGATACCAGAGGACCTGGAGAACGCCTTCCTGCGACGCACCATCAAGGCTTTCACAAAG CTGGAAGACGACTCAGAAGGAAAGAGTGTGTACGAGAACATGGCGGTCGTGCTCAAGTTGGTCCTTTTGGACATGAGACTGAAAGCCATTGAAGAGGACGAGGCTGCCAATGTGTTGCTGTCCAGCAAATAG
- the adtrp1 gene encoding androgen dependent TFPI regulating protein 1, with protein MAACVSWVSCLCIHVSISAWYVFALSFYTNLTTSGIDTRKITYGGKWKYLTFLNLVLQTLFFALCVLTDIVNLVFPAKYIRGGGFKSLLVKFRDDLFTMFAFPYATFVFSSFWSIYAVDRELVYPKVIDAIIPHWLNHAMHTIIVPLVLVQMYIQNHAYASRIKGATVMLFSGLLYMSWVLWVHHASGIWVYPFLNKLSLVTILLFFGICAGLQYLLYLLGEKISGRIWGHPGSQKKRC; from the exons ATGGCTGCCTGCGTGTCGTGGGTTTCATGTCTTTGCATTCATGTTTCAATATCTGCCTGGTATGTTTTCGCTCTGTCATTTTATACCAATTTAACGACTTCGGGTATAGACACCAGAAAGATCACCTACGGTGGGAAATGGAAATATTTAACCTTCCTCAATTTG GTTTTGCAGACCTTGTTCTTCGCACTGTGTGTCCTGACGGACATTGTCAACTTGGTGTTTCCTGCAAAATATATACGCGGTGGTGGGTTTAAATCCCTTCTGGTGAAATTCAGAGATGACTTATTCACTATGTTTGCTTTCCCATATGCAACC TTTGTGTTTTCATCTTTCTGGTCAATCTATGCTGTTGACCGTGAACTAGTGTATCCAAAAGTAATCGATGCCATTATTCCTCATTGGTTGAACCATGCAATG CACACCATAATTGTGCCATTGGTGCTTGTGCAGATGTACATTCAGAATCATGCATATGCTTCCAGAATTAAAGGTGCTACAGTGATGTTGTTCTCTGGTCTACTATATATGTCATG GGTCCTCTGGGTGCACCATGCCTCAGGCATTTGGGTTTACCCCTTCCTTAACAAATTAAGCCTTGTGACCATACTTCTATTTTTTGGAATCTGTGCTGGCTTGCAATATCTACTGTATCTGCTCGGTGAGAAGATCAGTGGCAGAATCTGGGGCCATCCAG GTTCTCAGAAGAAAAGGTGTTAA
- the ptpdc1b gene encoding protein tyrosine phosphatase domain-containing protein 1 isoform X2 — MMGEVVRYVIPGPLQCSMGCGGQACKYENPSCWSEEDQAIVGLYSSWVTDDLLAMSRPSTEIIEKYKIIDQFKRNGITTVINLQKPGEHASCGNPLEPDSGFSYRPEVFMANDIYFYNFGWEDYGVSNNANILDMMKVMVFAMQEGKIAVHCHAGLGRTGVLLACFLAYASRMTADQAIIYVRAKRPNSIQTRGQLQCVRKFVRFLDPLRSVFSCASPRSSPFTLRQFLVRQRHMLHGLERREMRHLPKIIQLVSRLLVDIAENREVIEEDILEAPDINDVEMSLSLMEKMSMEYGPGGRPRLPGPPTLPRHANEPAIFYHRKSLSYSDSDLRRLGPELSLPGQASCSLSTGHLNMACMMQPARLASLGRGQKGSIWEQKNLTTENGSLVLKRKKEVFHRTGSLENDKGSSPIGSLLFRWKREQRAGLKRSPSGDCEESEVPFITLQTELSLEARRLLVAQALAVDLTQDGEDQHRHTVSFWQAELNHGGAWERLCMERDPFILTGLMWAWLEQLKEPAIDREAAESLDPKNTDSQTVLDTLDQAPRITLVCVLDCMARLLLIPEDLENAFLRRTIKAFTKLEDDSEGKSVYENMAVVLKLVLLDMRLKAIEEDEAANVLLSSK; from the exons ATGATGGGGGAAGTGGTTCGCTATGTCATCCCTGGACCCTTGCAGTGTTCTATGGGCTGTGGAGGTCAGGCCTGCAAGTACGAAAACCCGAGTTGCTGGAGTGAGGAAGATCAGGCCATCGTGGGCCTGTATTCCTCATG GGTTACCGATGATCTCCTTGCCATGTCCAGACCCTCAACAGAGATCATAGAAAAGTATAAAATTATAGATCAATTCAAAAG AAATGGCATAACTACAGTGATCAACTTGCAGAAGCCCGGGGAACACGCCAGCTGTGGTAACCCCCTTGAGCCCGACAGCGGCTTCTCCTACCGCCCGGAGGTTTTCATGGCCAATGATA TATATTTTTACAATTTTGGCTGGGAAGACTATGGTGTGTCCAACAACGCAAACATACTTGACATGATGAAAGTCATGGTGTTTGCGATGCAGGAGGGGAAAATAGCAGTCCACTGCCACGCTGGTCTAGGAAGAACAG GGGTATTGTTAGCTTGTTTCCTGGCCTACGCCTCCAGGATGACGGCGGACCAGGCCATCATCTACGTGCGCGCCAAGCGTCCCAACTCCATCCAGACCAGAGGTCAGCTGCAGTGTGTCCGGAAGTTCGTCAGGTTTCTCGACCCTCTGAGGAGCGTGTTCTCGTGCgcctccccccgctcctccccctTCACCCTGAGGCAGTTCCTGGTCCGCCAGAGACACATGCTGCACGGCCTGGAGCGACGCGAGATGAGACACCTGCCCAAGATCATCCAGCTGGTGTCCCGGCTGCTGGTGGACATCGCCGAGAACCGGGAGGTCATCGAGGAGGACATCCTGGAGGCCCCGGACATCAACGACGTGGAGATGAGCCTCAGCCTCATGGAGAAGATGAGCATGGAGTACGGACCGGGGGGGCGGCCGCGCCTCCCCGGTCCGCCCACCTTACCCAGGCACGCCAACGAGCCCGCCATCTTCTACCACCGCAAGAGTCTCAGCTACAGTGACTCGGACCTGAGGCGGCTCGGCCCGGAGCTCAGCTTGCCGGGTCAAGCCTCGTGCTCCCTGTCCACGGGTCACCTCAACATGGCCTGCATGATGCAGCCTGCCCGGCTGGCTTCCCTGGGCCGAGGGCAGAAAGGTTCCATTTGGGAGCAGAAGAATCTCACCACCGAGAATGGCTCCCTCGTGCTGAAAAGGAAAAAGGAGGTCTTTCATCGCACGGGGTCCTTGGAAAACGACAAGGGATCGTCCCCCATCGGCAGCTTGTTGTTCAGGTggaagagggagcagagagccgGGTTGAAGCGGTCCCCTTCTGGAGATTGCGAGGAGTCAGAGGTCCCCTTCATCACACTGCAGACAGAGCTCTCTTTGGAAGCTAGGAGGCTACTGGTGGCCCAGGCACTGGCTGTGGATCTGACCCAGGATGGTGAAGACCAACACCGGCACACAGTCTCTTTCTGGCAG GCAGAGCTGAACCACGGCGGGGCCTGGGAGAGGCTGTGTATGGAGAGGGATCCATTCATCTTGACCGGACTGATGTGGGCTTGGCTGGAACAGCTCAAAGAGCCCGCTATCGACCGCGAGGCTGCTGAGAGCCTGGACCCCAAAAACACAGACTCCCAGACCGTACTGGATACGCTGGACCAG GCTCCCAGAAtcacattggtgtgtgtgctcgACTGCATGGCCCGTTTGTTGTTGATACCAGAGGACCTGGAGAACGCCTTCCTGCGACGCACCATCAAGGCTTTCACAAAG CTGGAAGACGACTCAGAAGGAAAGAGTGTGTACGAGAACATGGCGGTCGTGCTCAAGTTGGTCCTTTTGGACATGAGACTGAAAGCCATTGAAGAGGACGAGGCTGCCAATGTGTTGCTGTCCAGCAAATAG
- the fbxw12 gene encoding F-box/WD repeat-containing protein 12 has translation MSYYYFRSHLTAIWVKHSFYLELNFSKFSEDMEACHPHINKDCLIHIFTFFDYNQLINASSVSQDWHEAAETSWLWRRLCLQHWGFCNVAVVGCENQRQAWKRYFLRRSHLEEKMSKGRAGADFTCNSLRGHTGRVVGLGYLEGNEARFADVGSGNATICTASTDGTVRAWDVQKGEQLWCSPVQSPLTAMVCDREQGVVMTVDYTGLVKTWQGRTGLELASYASGSPHCSLLQYTINNHSFLSVGTNQGFLSTLVRPALSLNSQLLVCDSLPVNLLLVSPDKKWVFAASKNNANSRPKVIYAESLTSASEGEPQCQCLPVTECQAAVFIPTQPARLATIHPLGHRSVDKALTVLDVNMKKTKYKTEIQVQQVASSTLRLKCRASDILLEAKDSSALVVAADQELWLFSLQGVCLASFKNHTEPISSISVDSFRVVTASRDLSLRVLTWKEDGDKGLTLENRYHLLGGSHTMSRGFTHVDCDYSSIVACAEGRDGKDVLRVYTFTS, from the exons ATGTCCTATTATTATTTCCGTAGTCATCTGACTGCGATTTGGGTGAAGCACTCTTTTTACTTGGAGTTGAATTTCAGTAAGTTTAGTGAAGATATGGAAGCGTGCCATCCACACATTAATAAAGATTGCCTCATTCATATTTTTACTTTCTTTGATTACAACCAATTGATAAACGCCTCAAGTGTTTCTCAG GACTGGCATGAAGCTGCGGAGACTTCCTGGTTGTGGAG GCGGCTGTGCCTTCAGCACTGGGGTTTTTGCAACGTGGCGGTGGTTGGATGTGAGAACCAGAGACAAGCATGGAAGAGATACTTCCTACGACGCTCCCACCTGGAGGAGAAGATGTCCAAAGGGCGGGCCGGTGCTGACTTCACCTGCAATAGTCTGAGAGGCCATACAG GCAGGGTGGTGGGCTTGGGGTACTTGGAGGGCAACGAGGCCCGTTTCGCTGACGTCGGCAGCGGAAACGCCACCATCTGCACCGCCTCCACCGACGGAACCGTCCGGGCCTGGGATGTCCAAAAG GGGGAACAGTTGTGGTGCAGTCCTGTCCAAAGCCCGTTGACTGCTATGGTCTGTGACCGGGAGCAAGGGGTAGTGATGACGGTAGACTACACGGGCCTTGTCAAGACCTGGCAGGGTCGAACGGGCCTGGAATTGGCCTCCTACGCTTCAGGATCTCCGCACTGCTCATTACTACAGTACACCATCAACAACCACTCCTTCCTCTCT GTAGGAACCAATCAAGGATTCTTGTCCACTTTAGTCCGCCCTGCTTTGTCTTTAAATTCCCAATTACTTGTATGTGACTCTCTTCCGGTCAACCTACTGCTCGTTTCTCCGGACAAGAAGTGGGTCTTCGCTGCATCCAAAAACAACGCTAATTCCAGGCCAAAG GTGATCTACGCTGAGAGCTTGACCTCTGCCTCTGAGGGGGAGCCCCAGTGCCAGTGTCTGCCAGTCACCGAGTGCCAAGCGGCTGTCTTCATACCCACCCAACCTGCCCGGCTGGCCACCATCCATCCCCTGGGCCACCGCTCGGTGGACAAAGCCCTCACTGTGTTGGACGTCAACATGAAAAAGACCAAGTACAAGACGGAGATCCAGG TCCAGCAGGTGGCATCGTCTACTTTGCGGTTAAAGTGCAGAGCTTCTGACATCTTGCTGGAAGCCAAGGACAGCAGCGCTCTAGTGGTGGCGGCTGACCAGGAACTCTGGCTCTTCTCGCTACAGGGAGTCTGTCTCGCTAGCTTCAAGAACCACACTGAACCCATCTCCTCCATCAGTGTG GATAGTTTCCGTGTTGTGACAGCGTCGAGGGACCTCTCCCTACGGGTGCTGACGTGGAAAGAGGACGGAGACAAAGGATTGACCCTGGAAAACCGCTACCACCTGCTGGGCGGCTCGCACACCATGTCCAG GGGGTTCACTCACGTGGACTGTGACTACTCCAGCATCGTGGCCTGTGCAGAGGGCCGAGATGGAAAGGATGTCCTGAGGGTGTACACGTTTACCTCCTGA